One Bacteroidota bacterium DNA window includes the following coding sequences:
- a CDS encoding thymidine kinase — protein MEPVTLHNMPFNTGWIEVITGCMFSGKTEELIRRLRRAQIAKQQVVIFKPKVDNRYSTTQIVSHSEQFLTSNVIDNPLEICDLGGKAQVIGVDEAQFFEPSLIEVCERLANSGKRVIIAGLDQDYRGRPFGPMPELLALGEYITKTLAICMVCGNPADRTQRITQQQELVVVGARDVYEARCRKCFVPPSESER, from the coding sequence ATGGAACCAGTCACCCTTCATAACATGCCCTTCAACACCGGCTGGATAGAGGTCATCACCGGGTGCATGTTCAGCGGCAAGACCGAAGAGTTGATCCGGCGGCTCAGGCGGGCCCAGATTGCCAAGCAGCAGGTGGTGATCTTCAAGCCGAAGGTCGATAACAGGTACAGCACGACGCAGATCGTCTCGCACAGCGAGCAATTTCTGACTTCAAATGTCATTGATAACCCCCTTGAAATTTGTGACTTAGGCGGGAAGGCTCAAGTCATCGGGGTGGATGAAGCCCAGTTCTTCGAGCCGAGCCTGATTGAAGTTTGTGAAAGACTTGCGAACTCGGGGAAGCGGGTCATCATCGCGGGGCTCGACCAGGACTACCGGGGGAGGCCGTTCGGGCCTATGCCCGAGCTGCTCGCCCTGGGAGAGTATATAACGAAGACTCTTGCGATCTGCATGGTCTGCGGCAATCCCGCCGACAGAACTCAACGAATCACCCAGCAACAGGAGCTGGTGGTTGTGGGAGCACGCGATGTGTACGAAGCCCGTTGCCGCAAGTGTTTCGTGCCTCCTTCGGAATCGGAAAGGTGA
- a CDS encoding ABC transporter permease — MKIVTHIVSLLAGPAIASAASLLVGAVFIVGLGKNPLDVYGLFFSQTFGSAYGIGQVLFKATPLMFTGLAAAISFRAGLFNIGAEGQLTVGAFVTALVGFSGEGLPPLVLIPAALLAGMAGGALWGFVPGLLKARFGSHEVINTIMMNFIASALVSYLVSNVFFVPASVHTPRIAQAAEIPRLEAVMDQLRGAPVNFSLLLAVLACFGIYFLLWRTRPGYELRATGLNRNAALYGGIRVRGQMIIAMTLSGALAGLVGSNFVLGYKHYFELGFSEGIGFIGIAVALLAKNHPVGIIATALFFGVLEYGSLTINTLVPKELANILQAIIILFVIILTRLANRWMLRFRQRAATLAPA, encoded by the coding sequence TTGAAGATCGTCACGCATATCGTGTCCCTTCTCGCCGGCCCTGCGATCGCTTCCGCGGCGTCGCTGCTTGTCGGGGCGGTGTTTATCGTCGGGCTCGGCAAGAACCCCCTCGATGTCTACGGCCTCTTCTTCTCGCAGACGTTCGGAAGCGCGTACGGCATCGGCCAGGTGCTCTTTAAGGCCACTCCGCTCATGTTCACCGGGCTCGCCGCGGCGATCAGCTTCCGCGCGGGACTGTTCAATATCGGCGCCGAGGGGCAGCTGACCGTCGGCGCGTTCGTCACCGCGCTGGTCGGATTTTCAGGCGAGGGGCTCCCCCCTCTCGTTCTCATTCCGGCAGCCCTTCTCGCGGGGATGGCGGGCGGCGCCCTCTGGGGATTCGTCCCGGGTCTTCTGAAGGCCCGGTTCGGCTCCCACGAGGTCATCAATACGATCATGATGAATTTCATCGCCTCGGCCCTTGTCAGCTACCTCGTTTCAAACGTGTTCTTTGTCCCGGCGAGCGTGCATACCCCCCGCATCGCGCAGGCGGCCGAAATACCACGCCTCGAAGCCGTGATGGATCAGTTACGGGGCGCTCCGGTGAATTTCAGCCTCCTTCTGGCAGTGCTCGCCTGCTTCGGAATCTATTTCCTCCTCTGGAGGACGCGGCCCGGGTATGAGCTCCGGGCCACCGGCCTCAACAGAAACGCCGCGCTCTACGGGGGGATTCGGGTTCGCGGCCAGATGATCATCGCCATGACCCTCTCCGGCGCTCTCGCGGGGCTGGTCGGAAGTAATTTTGTGCTCGGGTACAAGCACTACTTTGAGCTCGGTTTCTCCGAGGGGATCGGGTTCATCGGGATCGCGGTCGCCCTCCTTGCGAAAAACCATCCCGTCGGCATTATAGCGACCGCGCTCTTTTTTGGAGTCCTGGAATACGGAAGCCTCACCATCAATACCCTCGTCCCGAAGGAGCTCGCCAACATACTCCAGGCGATCATCATCCTCTTCGTGATCATCCTGACCCGGCTGGCCAACCGCTGGATGCTTCGCTTCCGGCAGCGGGCCGCAACCCTGGCCCCCGCATGA
- a CDS encoding radical SAM protein codes for MIAFVNPRSARWNHRLPLSLLAVASGIEGRYEWHFVDENLDGEAGKPLRELITRRGVRHVALTVMPGPQLVRAVAISKELKAAFPSVTVIWGGTFPTIHTETVLAAGCVDYVVAGQGESTFRELIDALESGSGPGGVPGVAFRRKGSFVKNPPRPFAHPDDLPPLPYDRIDLRRYLARTYLGRRTIGYHSSYGCPFTCGFCAVAAIYDGRWLAKDPHAVAKDLFELQEKYQIDSVEFFDDNFFVSEVRTRELAMNLLGRGISWWGDARIDTLMHFSDSTLALMRASGCKMIFMGAETSSEETLRLMNKGGTQTPDLVLEFVKRIKDFDIIPELSFVFGSPSGDVEAGIDRDIRYIRRVKEINPGAEIIFYVYAPVLLPGSRMYEEAKTHGFEYPKTLEEWVSPKWQHLDLRKESATPWLRAHHIVKIRNFERVLNAYYPTVSDLKLTAARKAFLRAVSGWRYNLKFYTAPYEVRFVLSKLLRYRQPEIEGAEQYGR; via the coding sequence ATGATCGCCTTCGTCAACCCCCGGAGCGCCCGGTGGAATCACAGGCTCCCGCTCTCTCTCCTGGCCGTGGCGTCCGGCATCGAGGGGAGATACGAATGGCATTTCGTGGATGAGAACCTCGACGGCGAGGCGGGGAAACCCCTCCGCGAGCTCATCACCCGGCGGGGTGTGCGGCATGTGGCGCTGACGGTCATGCCGGGGCCCCAGCTTGTGAGGGCTGTGGCCATCTCAAAAGAACTGAAAGCGGCGTTCCCCTCCGTGACCGTCATCTGGGGGGGCACGTTCCCAACCATTCACACGGAGACCGTCCTCGCCGCGGGCTGCGTCGACTATGTCGTTGCCGGCCAGGGGGAATCGACTTTCCGGGAGCTGATCGACGCGCTTGAAAGCGGCTCCGGCCCTGGAGGAGTTCCGGGAGTCGCATTCCGCCGGAAGGGGAGCTTCGTCAAAAACCCGCCCCGTCCCTTCGCCCATCCCGACGACCTTCCTCCCCTTCCGTATGACCGCATCGACCTCCGGCGATATCTCGCCAGGACCTACCTGGGGCGGCGTACCATCGGATATCATTCAAGCTACGGGTGCCCTTTTACCTGCGGCTTCTGTGCGGTGGCGGCCATCTACGACGGCCGCTGGCTCGCCAAAGATCCCCACGCAGTGGCGAAGGATCTCTTCGAGCTCCAGGAGAAGTACCAGATCGACTCGGTGGAGTTTTTCGACGACAACTTTTTCGTATCGGAAGTCAGAACGCGCGAACTTGCCATGAATCTTCTCGGGCGCGGGATCAGCTGGTGGGGGGATGCCAGGATCGACACCCTGATGCATTTCTCCGATTCCACGCTTGCCCTGATGAGGGCGAGCGGCTGCAAGATGATCTTCATGGGGGCGGAAACCAGTTCGGAAGAGACACTCCGCCTGATGAACAAGGGGGGCACGCAAACGCCCGATCTGGTCCTCGAATTTGTAAAACGCATCAAGGATTTTGACATCATCCCGGAATTGTCGTTCGTCTTCGGGTCCCCCTCGGGCGACGTCGAAGCGGGAATCGATCGCGATATCCGCTACATCCGGAGGGTGAAAGAGATCAACCCCGGGGCCGAAATCATTTTCTACGTCTATGCGCCGGTCCTCCTCCCCGGGTCGAGGATGTACGAGGAGGCAAAAACCCACGGGTTTGAATACCCGAAGACGCTGGAGGAATGGGTGAGCCCGAAATGGCAACACCTTGATCTTCGCAAGGAATCGGCGACGCCCTGGCTCAGGGCGCACCATATCGTAAAAATCAGAAATTTCGAACGCGTGCTGAACGCATATTATCCGACAGTTTCGGACCTGAAACTGACCGCCGCGAGGAAGGCATTTCTTCGCGCGGTGAGCGGGTGGCGGTACAATCTGAAGTTTTACACCGCTCCTTATGAAGTCCGCTTCGTGTTGTCGAAACTGCTCAGGTACCGGCAGCCGGAGATCGAAGGAGCGGAACAGTATGGCCGCTAG
- a CDS encoding radical SAM protein has protein sequence MAARGLSRPVVILYNPVAPYYTIPLQYLALASVIDPARYEVRIIDARIEKSGWHAHKKVLDLLPRAVCVGVSVITGTPIKDAVAISALAKKSAPGVPVVWGGWHPSIFPEQCLREGAADFCVSGQGEVTFAELLDALDSGGGVEGIAGLAYLRNGEFVRNPERKFIDINNFPSYDYGLVPIETYFRLKGRRQIDFYSSQGCPYRCGFCADPYVYSRRWSGLKTRRMMSDVFEVVRKYRVEDVLFQDENFFANRNRVLEFCRGINESDFRFSWAATSRADQIAPLDDDLLREVARANLRKVMIGAESGSQEMLDLMKKDTLAEEAVISAEKLARHGIGAAFGFIVGFPEEGFEDTLKTLDIIKQIKRIDPGMEFNIFFFTPYPGTELYEQIVRKGYRLPASLAEWSDIDFILYSGYWVREDEREYVNRFKFYAKLATENRSVRLWTNPVRYVAAQRLKKDFYKLPVEKEIINFVRYKLLHRVNW, from the coding sequence ATGGCCGCTAGGGGATTGTCGAGGCCGGTTGTGATCCTCTACAACCCGGTCGCTCCGTACTACACGATTCCGCTTCAGTACCTCGCACTGGCCTCGGTGATCGACCCGGCCCGCTACGAAGTTCGAATCATCGACGCTCGAATCGAAAAGAGCGGCTGGCACGCACACAAAAAAGTGCTCGACCTCCTCCCCCGCGCCGTCTGCGTCGGTGTCTCCGTCATCACCGGAACGCCGATCAAAGATGCCGTCGCCATCTCCGCCCTCGCCAAAAAATCGGCCCCCGGCGTTCCCGTCGTCTGGGGCGGGTGGCACCCGTCCATCTTTCCCGAACAGTGCCTCCGGGAGGGCGCTGCGGATTTCTGCGTCTCGGGCCAGGGGGAAGTCACCTTCGCCGAATTGCTCGATGCCCTCGACTCGGGAGGCGGCGTCGAAGGAATCGCCGGGCTCGCCTACTTGAGGAACGGGGAATTTGTCCGGAATCCGGAGAGGAAGTTCATCGACATCAACAACTTCCCTTCCTACGATTACGGCCTCGTCCCGATTGAAACCTACTTCCGCCTCAAAGGGAGACGGCAAATTGATTTTTACTCCTCCCAGGGATGCCCGTACCGGTGCGGATTTTGCGCCGATCCCTACGTGTACAGCCGGCGATGGTCGGGGTTGAAAACCCGGCGCATGATGAGCGACGTGTTCGAGGTCGTGCGGAAGTATCGGGTCGAGGACGTGCTTTTTCAGGATGAGAATTTTTTTGCGAACCGCAACCGGGTGCTCGAGTTCTGCAGGGGGATCAACGAGTCGGATTTCCGGTTCTCGTGGGCCGCAACCTCCCGCGCCGACCAGATCGCGCCGCTGGACGACGATCTCCTCCGCGAGGTCGCCCGGGCGAATCTCCGGAAGGTGATGATCGGCGCCGAGTCGGGCTCGCAGGAGATGCTCGATCTCATGAAAAAGGACACACTCGCGGAGGAGGCGGTCATTTCGGCCGAGAAGCTGGCCCGGCACGGCATCGGGGCCGCATTCGGGTTCATCGTCGGGTTTCCGGAAGAAGGGTTCGAGGACACGCTGAAGACCCTCGACATCATCAAGCAGATCAAGAGAATCGATCCGGGGATGGAGTTCAATATCTTCTTTTTCACGCCCTACCCCGGGACGGAGCTCTACGAGCAGATCGTGAGAAAGGGATACCGGCTCCCCGCATCGCTCGCGGAATGGAGCGACATCGACTTCATCCTCTACTCGGGCTACTGGGTCAGGGAGGACGAGCGGGAATATGTCAACCGGTTCAAGTTCTACGCGAAACTTGCGACGGAGAACAGGTCTGTCCGCCTCTGGACCAACCCGGTCCGATATGTGGCGGCCCAGCGCCTGAAGAAAGATTTCTACAAGCTCCCCGTCGAAAAGGAAATCATCAATTTCGTCCGATACAAGCTTCTCCACCGGGTCAACTGGTAG
- the cdd gene encoding cytidine deaminase produces MNYQALAKAAKQAKKHSYSPYSRFRVGAALLAKSGKVYSGCNIESSSFSLTICAERTALFKAVSESEKSFSAMAIATDSEEFVSPCGACRQVIHDLAGNIELILVNSKGKTKSYKSGALLPVPFRDKLLPIQHADGTSHPS; encoded by the coding sequence GTGAACTATCAGGCGCTTGCTAAAGCCGCAAAACAAGCCAAGAAACACTCCTACTCACCATATTCCAGGTTCCGCGTCGGGGCTGCCCTCCTGGCGAAGTCCGGGAAGGTTTATTCCGGCTGCAACATCGAATCGAGCTCCTTCAGCCTGACGATCTGCGCCGAGCGCACCGCCCTGTTTAAGGCGGTCTCGGAGTCGGAAAAGAGCTTTAGTGCCATGGCGATCGCGACCGACTCCGAGGAATTTGTCTCTCCGTGCGGAGCATGCCGGCAGGTGATCCATGACTTGGCCGGAAACATCGAGCTCATCCTTGTGAATTCAAAAGGAAAGACGAAAAGCTACAAGTCAGGCGCCCTGCTCCCGGTCCCGTTCAGGGATAAGCTTCTTCCAATTCAGCATGCAGATGGAACCAGTCACCCTTCATAA
- a CDS encoding BMP family ABC transporter substrate-binding protein, producing the protein MKIGTYAIRRLRTCAILLLSLLGLLGGGCGKKNNQEQSPPSLTVGLVFDVGGRGDKSFNDAAYRGLERAKKELGINFEYLEPGPGADREAALRQFASRADIGLIFGIGFIFTDDITNVAKEFPGKNFACVDYTYDSSKALPPNLVALEFKEEEGSFLVGALAALMTKTNVIGFVGGMQSPLIKKFEVGYVAGAKYANPGCDVLVSYAGITGDAFKNPGKGKELGLGQYGRGADIIYHASGVTGLGVFEAAREKHKLAIGVDSDQYLEAPGYILTSMIKVVDNSVFEIIKAQKEGKFPGGRAVMFDIRSKGVDYIYDEHNKALIPDNVHSKVEEIRSKIISGEIKVSYQ; encoded by the coding sequence ATGAAGATCGGAACATACGCAATACGGCGGCTCCGGACCTGTGCGATACTGCTGCTCTCGCTCCTCGGTCTGCTCGGAGGAGGGTGCGGGAAAAAGAACAACCAGGAACAATCTCCCCCCTCGCTGACCGTCGGCCTTGTCTTCGATGTGGGGGGCCGGGGAGACAAGTCGTTCAACGACGCGGCCTATAGGGGCCTCGAGAGGGCAAAGAAAGAGCTCGGGATCAACTTCGAGTACCTCGAGCCGGGGCCGGGAGCCGACCGGGAAGCCGCCCTCCGGCAGTTTGCGAGCCGCGCCGACATCGGGCTGATTTTCGGAATAGGGTTCATCTTCACGGACGATATCACGAACGTCGCGAAGGAGTTCCCGGGCAAGAACTTCGCGTGCGTCGATTACACCTATGACTCGTCCAAAGCCCTCCCTCCCAACCTCGTGGCGCTGGAATTCAAGGAAGAGGAGGGCTCGTTTCTGGTCGGAGCTCTCGCCGCCCTCATGACGAAGACCAATGTGATCGGTTTCGTGGGGGGCATGCAGTCGCCGCTCATCAAAAAGTTCGAAGTCGGGTACGTCGCCGGGGCGAAGTATGCGAATCCCGGATGCGACGTGCTCGTTTCCTACGCCGGGATCACCGGGGACGCGTTCAAGAATCCCGGAAAGGGAAAGGAGCTGGGGCTCGGACAATACGGCCGGGGAGCGGATATCATCTACCACGCCTCGGGGGTCACGGGACTGGGAGTCTTCGAGGCGGCGCGCGAAAAACACAAACTGGCGATCGGGGTCGATTCCGACCAGTATCTCGAAGCTCCGGGGTACATCCTGACGAGCATGATCAAGGTCGTCGACAACTCCGTGTTCGAAATCATCAAAGCTCAAAAGGAAGGCAAGTTTCCCGGCGGCCGCGCGGTGATGTTCGACATCCGTTCCAAGGGCGTCGATTACATCTACGACGAACACAACAAGGCCCTCATCCCCGACAACGTCCATTCAAAAGTCGAGGAGATTCGGAGCAAGATCATCTCCGGGGAAATCAAGGTTTCCTATCAATAA
- a CDS encoding ABC transporter ATP-binding protein produces the protein MYLAELQDITKTFGAVKANDRVTVRIRKGEIHALVGENGAGKSTLMKILYGMYAPDAGRISVDGREVRMTSPRKAISLGIGMLHQHFMLIPTFTVTENIILGTEPGGRFGSLNMRDAEREIDRLSETYRLQVDSRAKIDSLSVGLQQRVEILKILYRKAELLILDEPTPVLTPQEVEEFFGTIRLLKSQGKTVILITHKLSEVISISDRVTVMRHGSVAGEVETRSTNVRELARMMVGDEAGAPAEKTSSRTPDPRVIIRNLSAMNERNLPVVRDVSLSIAGGEILGIAAVEGNGQSDLVHVLAGLRPASAGSVEIGGIHLLPGSREIAVAHIPEDRLKFGIIVEFSMAENLILGRHRERLFSRHSLLRQKAIDEYSEWIIREYNVRPPDARLPAGSLSGGNQQKVVIGRELSKGTEFIIACQPTRGLDIRAIDFVHRAMIRERNLGRAILLVSSDLSELLSLSDRIVVMYEGRITGSFRSSGTSERELGLYMTGSQKQEAAALN, from the coding sequence GTGTACCTCGCTGAACTGCAGGATATCACAAAAACGTTCGGCGCCGTCAAGGCCAACGACCGTGTCACCGTCCGGATTCGCAAAGGCGAGATCCATGCGCTCGTCGGCGAGAACGGGGCGGGCAAGTCCACTCTCATGAAGATCCTGTACGGCATGTACGCCCCCGATGCGGGCCGGATCTCGGTCGACGGCCGCGAGGTGCGCATGACCAGCCCCCGGAAAGCCATCTCCCTCGGAATCGGCATGCTTCACCAGCACTTCATGCTGATTCCCACCTTTACCGTCACGGAGAATATCATCCTCGGGACAGAGCCGGGCGGCCGCTTCGGCAGCCTCAACATGCGGGACGCCGAGCGGGAAATCGACCGGCTCTCGGAAACATACCGCCTTCAGGTCGATTCCCGGGCGAAGATCGACTCTCTCTCCGTCGGATTGCAGCAACGGGTTGAAATCCTCAAGATCCTCTACCGGAAGGCGGAACTGCTCATCCTCGACGAGCCGACGCCGGTCCTGACTCCGCAGGAGGTCGAGGAGTTCTTCGGTACTATCAGGCTGTTGAAGAGCCAGGGGAAGACGGTCATTCTGATCACGCATAAGCTGAGCGAAGTCATCTCGATCAGCGACAGGGTGACGGTCATGCGTCACGGTTCCGTGGCCGGCGAGGTGGAAACACGGTCGACGAACGTCCGCGAGCTCGCCCGGATGATGGTGGGCGACGAGGCCGGAGCGCCGGCCGAAAAAACCTCCTCCCGCACGCCCGATCCGCGCGTCATCATCCGGAACCTCAGCGCAATGAACGAACGGAATCTTCCCGTCGTGAGGGACGTCTCCCTTTCGATTGCGGGCGGCGAGATTCTCGGGATCGCCGCGGTCGAGGGGAACGGGCAATCGGACCTGGTCCACGTCCTTGCAGGGCTCCGGCCGGCATCCGCGGGATCCGTGGAGATCGGCGGAATACACCTGCTCCCGGGAAGCCGGGAAATCGCCGTCGCCCATATCCCGGAGGACCGGCTCAAGTTCGGTATCATTGTCGAATTCAGCATGGCAGAGAATCTCATCCTTGGCCGGCACCGCGAACGCCTCTTTTCGAGGCATTCCCTTCTCCGACAAAAAGCCATTGACGAATACTCGGAGTGGATCATCCGTGAGTATAACGTCAGGCCGCCGGACGCCCGGCTCCCTGCAGGCTCGCTCTCCGGAGGAAACCAGCAGAAGGTCGTCATCGGCAGGGAGCTCTCGAAGGGGACGGAATTCATCATCGCCTGCCAGCCGACCCGCGGACTGGACATCAGGGCGATCGACTTCGTTCACCGGGCCATGATACGGGAACGGAACCTGGGGAGGGCGATTCTTCTGGTATCGTCGGACCTGTCCGAACTCCTCTCGCTCTCAGACCGGATCGTCGTCATGTACGAGGGACGGATCACCGGGAGTTTTCGTTCCTCCGGCACATCGGAGCGGGAGCTCGGGCTCTACATGACGGGGTCCCAGAAACAGGAAGCGGCGGCGCTGAATTGA
- a CDS encoding HemK2/MTQ2 family protein methyltransferase: MSIRTIARRACFSVAYRFYARPRLGRTDRARVMGYTLDVPPGVFHPGLFFSSKTFAHYLQEAPLEGKAVLDMGCGSGILSLVAAGRGASVTSIDINPAAAEATRVNASRARVRVRALCGNLFEPLGAGERFDTILFNPPFYTGNPKDMAAMAWHGGADYAIIRGFFSLAGRFVRKAGSILLILSSDMEIPRVSGIARAAGFSMECVHTRALFFEELSVYEARLLP, translated from the coding sequence GTGTCGATCCGGACCATCGCGAGGCGGGCTTGTTTTTCGGTCGCCTACCGCTTCTATGCCCGGCCCAGGCTCGGGAGGACCGACCGGGCGAGAGTCATGGGCTACACCCTCGACGTCCCTCCCGGGGTCTTCCATCCCGGCCTCTTTTTCAGCAGCAAGACGTTCGCGCACTACCTGCAGGAAGCGCCCCTGGAGGGGAAGGCGGTCCTCGATATGGGATGCGGCTCCGGAATTCTTTCCCTCGTCGCGGCCGGCCGGGGTGCATCGGTCACCTCCATCGACATCAACCCGGCGGCGGCCGAAGCCACCCGCGTGAACGCATCCCGCGCCCGGGTCCGGGTGCGGGCGCTCTGCGGCAATCTGTTCGAGCCGCTCGGGGCGGGCGAGCGCTTCGACACCATTCTCTTCAATCCCCCCTTCTATACCGGAAATCCGAAGGACATGGCCGCGATGGCATGGCATGGAGGCGCAGATTACGCGATCATCCGGGGTTTCTTTTCCCTCGCCGGCCGCTTCGTGCGCAAGGCGGGCTCCATCCTCTTGATCCTCTCCTCCGATATGGAGATTCCGAGGGTTTCCGGGATCGCGCGGGCCGCGGGGTTTTCGATGGAGTGCGTTCACACCAGGGCTCTCTTCTTTGAAGAATTGTCCGTCTACGAGGCGCGGCTCCTCCCTTGA